In Ptychodera flava strain L36383 chromosome 17, AS_Pfla_20210202, whole genome shotgun sequence, one genomic interval encodes:
- the LOC139116100 gene encoding aqualysin-1-like isoform X2: MKVAALILALAVTAYARPLIAPLHRGDTNKLIPGRYIVQLKDSASKLDFDAVVRRVQGMAKDLSLGIHFHKRLSAMKSFVAEMSDKALTLVRHFDEIEFVEQDAIYSINAVGSWGLDRVDQVNLPLDDTYTPRGDGAGVNVYVIDTGVLTSHNDFGGRAAAFYDALGGNGEDCNGHGTHCAGTVGGTTYGVAKSASVYGVRVLSCLGFGSTSNIVSGMNEVASSGALPGVASMSLGGGASVALDNGVRTLVNAGFTTVVAAGNDNANACNYSPARAADAITVGSTTNSDASLLSPTTVPVSISSPLDLTSPAPGTPVTMLPTPSAEPPWLAHTLLVPQLFFSEATLT; this comes from the exons ATGAAGGTCGCCGCGCTGATTCTTGCTTTGGCAGTCACTGCCTACGCTCGTCCTCTCATCGCTCCACTTCACAGAGGAGACACCAACAAACTCATCCCAGGACGTTACATTGTCCAGTTGAAG GATAGTGCCAGTAAGTTGGACTTTGATGCCGTTGTACGTCGTGTTCAGGGTATGGCTAAGGACCTGTCTCTTGGCATCCATTTCCACAAGAGACTCTCCGCCATGAAATCTTTCGTCGCTGAAATGTCAGACAAAGCTTTGACCTTA GTACGCCATTTTGACGAAATCGAGTTCGTTGAACAGGATGCCATCTACAGCATCAACGCTGTTGGATCTTGGGGTCTGGACAGAGTTGACCAAGTCAATCTCCCATTGGACGACACTTACACACCAAGAG GTGACGGTGCCGGTGTCAACGTTTACGTCATCGATACTGGTGTTCTCACTTCCCACAACGACTTCGGTGGACGTGCTGCTGCATTCTATGACGCCCTCGGAGGAAAC GGCGAGGATTGTAACGGTCACGGAACTCACTGTGCCGGTACTGTTGGAGGTACAACCTACGGTGTTGCCAAGTCAGCTTCCGTCTATGGCGTCCGTGTTTTGAGCTGTCTGGGATTCGGCTCTACCTCAAACATCGTTTctg GTATGAACGAAGTTGCTTCAAGCGGTGCTTTGCCCGGCGTTGCTTCCATGTCTCTTGGAGGCGGTGCATCTGTTGCTCTGGATAACGGAGTCAGAACACTTGTCAACGCTGGTTTCACAACTGTGGTCGCTGCTGGCAATGACAATGCCAATGCTTGCAATTACTCACCAGCTAGAGCTGCAGAC GCCATCACTGTCGGCAGTACCACCAACTCCGATGCCAGTCTTCTTTCTCCAACTACGGTACCTGTGTCGATATCTTCGCCCCTGGATCTGACATCACCAGCGCCTGGCACACCGGTGACGATGCTACCAACACCATCAGCGGAACCTCCATGGCTTGCCCACACGTTGCTG GTGCCGCAGCTGTTCTTCTCGGAAGCAACTCTAACATGA
- the LOC139116101 gene encoding uncharacterized protein — translation MAKDLSLGIHFHKRLSAMKAFVAEMSDKALTLVRHFDEIEFVEQDAIYSINAVGSWGLDRVDQVNLPLDDTYTPRGDGAVSTFTSSILVFSLPTTTSVDVLLHSMTPSEETAKIVTVTELTVPVLLEVQPTVLPSQLPSMASVF, via the exons ATGGCTAAGGACCTCTCTCTCGGCATCCATTTCCATAAGAGACTCTCCGCCATGAAGGCTTTCGTCGCTGAAATGTCAGACAAAGCTTTGACCTTG GTACGCCATTTTGACGAAATCGAGTTCGTTGAACAGGACGCCATCTACAGCATCAACGCTGTTGGATCTTGGGGTCTGGACAGAGTTGACCAAGTCAATCTCCCATTGGACGACACTTACACACCAAGAG GTGACGGTGCCGTGTCAACGTTTACGTCATCGATACTGGTGTTCTCACTTCCCACAACGACTTCGGTGGACGTGCTGCTGCATTCTATGACGCCCTCGGAGGAAAC GGCGAAGATTGTAACGGTCACGGAACTCACTGTGCCGGTACTGTTGGAGGTACAACCTACGGTGTTGCCAAGTCAGCTTCCGTCTATGGCGTCCGTGTTCTGA